Proteins from a single region of Balaenoptera acutorostrata chromosome 16, mBalAcu1.1, whole genome shotgun sequence:
- the LOC103003629 gene encoding 60S ribosomal protein L39, which produces MSSHKTFRIKRFLAKKQKQNRPIPQWIRMKTGNKIRYNSKRRHWRRTKLGL; this is translated from the coding sequence ATGTCTTCTCACAAGACTTTCAGGATCAAACGATTCCTggccaagaaacaaaagcagaatcgTCCCATTCCCCAGTGGATTCGAATGAAAACTGGTAATAAAATCAGGTACAACTCTAAGAGAAGACATTGGAGAAGAACCAAGCTGGGTCTATAA